From the genome of Gracilibacillus salitolerans, one region includes:
- a CDS encoding aminopeptidase yields MAEKQLQEKYAELALKTGVNLQEGQALVINSSIEGAEFTRIVARKAYEMGAKNVHINWSDDELTYLKFNYASEEVLTDIPEWQVAKYLDFAKDGAALLSIRSTNPDLLKDIDPSKVAKANKASGEAMKEFRQYTMNDRIPWSIISIPTGDWAQKIFPDKSKEDAIESLWAEIFKIVRVDQEDPVAAWDDHNNTLKKAREYLNKKSYKALIFKSEGTDIRFELPEGHVWKGGSAKSPNGNSFNPNMPTEEVFTLPHKYKVDGKVTATKPLVYGGNMIDGFSVTFKDGKVVDFEADKGYDTLKHLLDTDEGATRLGELALVPHASPISQSGLIFYNTLFDENASCHIALGKAYPTNLEGGSDMNEDELDKHGVNDSLTHVDFMIGSADLDIDGETEDGEKEPVFRQGAWAISFD; encoded by the coding sequence ATGGCAGAGAAACAACTACAGGAGAAATATGCAGAACTCGCGTTAAAGACAGGTGTCAACTTACAGGAAGGGCAAGCATTAGTAATTAATTCCTCAATAGAGGGAGCAGAATTTACGAGAATTGTTGCCCGTAAAGCCTATGAAATGGGTGCTAAAAATGTCCATATTAATTGGTCAGATGATGAGCTTACCTATTTGAAATTTAACTATGCATCAGAAGAAGTGTTAACTGATATACCGGAATGGCAAGTGGCAAAATATTTAGATTTTGCTAAGGATGGTGCGGCGTTATTATCGATTCGCTCCACAAATCCGGATTTACTAAAAGATATTGATCCTAGTAAAGTTGCAAAAGCAAACAAAGCTAGTGGGGAAGCAATGAAGGAATTCCGTCAATATACGATGAATGACCGTATCCCGTGGTCGATTATTTCGATTCCAACTGGTGACTGGGCACAAAAAATCTTTCCGGATAAATCGAAAGAAGATGCAATCGAGAGCTTATGGGCAGAAATTTTTAAGATCGTCCGTGTTGATCAAGAAGATCCTGTTGCTGCATGGGATGACCATAACAATACCTTAAAGAAAGCACGTGAATACTTAAATAAAAAATCTTACAAAGCGTTGATTTTTAAATCAGAAGGTACAGATATCCGCTTCGAATTACCAGAAGGTCATGTCTGGAAGGGTGGTTCTGCAAAATCACCAAATGGTAACAGCTTTAACCCGAATATGCCAACAGAAGAAGTGTTTACTTTACCTCATAAATACAAAGTGGATGGTAAAGTAACAGCCACAAAGCCACTTGTATATGGCGGTAATATGATTGATGGTTTCAGTGTAACGTTTAAAGATGGGAAAGTTGTCGATTTTGAAGCAGACAAAGGCTATGACACATTAAAACATTTACTGGATACAGATGAAGGTGCGACAAGACTGGGAGAATTGGCATTAGTCCCACATGCATCCCCTATTTCACAATCAGGCTTGATTTTCTATAACACCTTATTTGATGAAAATGCGTCCTGTCATATCGCATTAGGAAAAGCCTATCCAACTAATCTTGAAGGCGGATCAGACATGAACGAGGATGAACTAGACAAACATGGAGTAAATGATAGCTTGACTCATGTCGATTTCATGATCGGCTCAGCAGACTTAGATATTGACGGCGAAACTGAGGACGGGGAAAAAGAACCCGTATTCCGTCAAGGAGCATGGGCAATCAGCTTTGATTAA
- a CDS encoding ABC-F family ATP-binding cassette domain-containing protein — protein MRTIKVEDLFKTYGEKVLFDGISFSITDSDRIGLIGVNGTGKSTLLKVLAEIDQAEAGTMDHPNDYRIEYLDQDPQLIDGDTVLNQIYYGDAKVMVTLRQYESAVLALEKDPENVAMQNQLLKIQEQMDQIEAWDAMTVAKTILTKLGVPAFDQKTENLSGGQRKRVAIAKALIQPADLLILDEPTNHLDNDTIEWLEEYLPTYQGALLLVTHDRYFLNHITNRIFELDKGNLYTYEGNYQTFLEQKALREEQEFQAEQKHNNILKKEIAWLKAGVKARTTKQKARIDRVEQMKEKTFDTKKQDLSFQIGSTRLGKKVMEIKGLGKAYDGKALFKDFDFLIKPGDRLGIVGANGSGKTTLLNILAGRVEPDTGTIDIGETVKIGYYTQDHPPLDDAVKVIDLVRDVAEVVHTIDGSVITAEQMLERFLFPRPQQWTYVRKLSGGERRRLYLLTVLMREPNVLFLDEPTNDLDTETLAVLEDYLEQFPGVVITVSHDRYFLDKTVEQIIAFTGSENLTLFYGNYSEFREQQKESEDKQIKTTSKQKPKRKKKKLSYHEQKEWDTIEDEITELETDLEQIATEIAEAGSDIGKIQPLYNKQSEVEQQLEGKMERWEELSLLMEELKEES, from the coding sequence ATGCGCACGATAAAAGTAGAGGATCTATTCAAAACATATGGTGAAAAAGTATTGTTTGACGGGATTTCGTTTTCGATTACAGACAGCGATCGTATCGGTTTAATCGGAGTTAATGGTACGGGGAAATCTACCTTACTAAAAGTATTAGCAGAAATCGACCAAGCAGAAGCTGGAACGATGGATCATCCAAATGATTATCGGATAGAATATTTAGATCAGGACCCACAGCTAATAGATGGAGACACTGTATTGAACCAGATATATTATGGTGATGCTAAGGTGATGGTCACCTTACGACAATACGAATCAGCTGTGTTAGCTTTGGAAAAAGATCCCGAGAATGTAGCCATGCAAAATCAACTATTAAAAATCCAGGAACAAATGGATCAGATAGAAGCATGGGACGCAATGACCGTTGCCAAAACGATCTTAACGAAATTAGGCGTCCCAGCGTTTGACCAAAAAACGGAAAATCTCTCTGGTGGACAACGCAAACGTGTAGCAATTGCTAAAGCTTTGATCCAACCGGCAGATTTACTCATACTGGATGAACCGACCAACCATCTCGACAACGATACAATCGAATGGCTCGAAGAATATTTGCCAACTTATCAAGGTGCGTTATTGCTTGTTACGCACGATCGTTATTTTCTCAATCACATTACCAACCGTATTTTTGAGTTGGATAAGGGTAACTTATATACATATGAAGGGAATTATCAAACCTTTTTAGAACAAAAAGCATTGCGGGAAGAACAAGAATTCCAAGCAGAGCAAAAGCATAACAATATCCTGAAAAAAGAAATTGCCTGGCTCAAAGCAGGTGTGAAGGCGAGGACAACGAAACAAAAAGCACGCATCGATCGAGTCGAGCAAATGAAGGAGAAAACCTTTGATACGAAAAAACAGGATCTTAGCTTTCAAATTGGTTCTACACGTCTCGGTAAAAAAGTCATGGAAATAAAAGGATTAGGTAAAGCATATGATGGTAAAGCATTATTTAAGGATTTTGATTTTCTCATCAAACCTGGTGACAGACTCGGTATTGTAGGTGCTAATGGTAGTGGGAAAACGACATTGTTAAATATTTTAGCTGGTCGCGTCGAACCGGATACAGGTACTATCGACATTGGTGAAACCGTGAAAATTGGCTATTACACACAAGATCACCCACCACTCGATGATGCTGTCAAAGTAATTGACCTTGTCCGTGATGTAGCTGAGGTGGTACACACTATAGATGGTAGTGTCATTACAGCAGAACAAATGCTGGAACGATTCTTATTTCCAAGGCCACAACAATGGACATATGTCAGGAAGTTATCAGGTGGCGAACGTAGAAGACTATATTTATTAACCGTACTAATGCGAGAGCCTAATGTGTTATTTCTGGACGAGCCAACCAACGACTTAGATACAGAAACACTAGCAGTGCTTGAAGACTATTTAGAGCAATTCCCTGGTGTGGTCATCACGGTGTCCCATGATCGCTATTTTCTGGACAAAACCGTCGAACAGATTATTGCATTTACTGGAAGCGAAAACTTAACTCTTTTTTATGGCAATTATTCCGAATTCCGTGAACAGCAAAAAGAATCAGAGGATAAACAAATCAAGACGACTTCGAAGCAAAAACCGAAGCGCAAAAAGAAAAAACTATCTTATCATGAACAAAAAGAATGGGATACGATTGAAGATGAAATAACAGAGTTGGAAACAGATCTTGAGCAAATTGCAACAGAAATTGCAGAAGCAGGCAGTGATATTGGTAAGATTCAGCCATTATATAATAAGCAAAGTGAAGTTGAACAACAATTGGAAGGAAAAATGGAAAGATGGGAAGAACTATCCCTTTTAATGGAAGAACTGAAGGAGGAATCATAA
- the cls gene encoding cardiolipin synthase, with protein sequence MEITQLIITFILVFNILLSLTIIFLERKNATATWAWIMVLTFIPIIGFILYLIFGRKLSNKTIFTWDTKSKLGVKTAVQHQLRDIENGDFFVNDPRMYQYKDLFYLHLRNNDAIFSQDNEVNIFTDGNRKFNSLLEDIENATDHIHLLYYIVRSDHLGSRLADALIKKAKEGVEVRFLYDDLGSRTLSRKMVRKMRHAGAEVEGFFPPLIPKVNFKINHRNHRKLVIIDGKIGYIGGFNIGDEYLGEDKRFGYWRDTHLRITGSAVKHLQTRFILDWNQASRHDIEYDERYYTPVPAGNVGMQIISSGPDSEWEQIKHGYIKMIMSAKDYIFIQTPYFIPDESLLDALKIACLSGVDVRIMIPNKPDHPFVYWATYSYIGEMLKAGATVYIYQKGFLHAKMIVVDSKIASIGTANIDVRSFRLNFEVNAFLYNETMAEMLVDEFEKDMEHVTNLTYSLYQQRSVWIRFKESIARLISPIL encoded by the coding sequence GTGGAGATTACACAACTAATCATAACCTTTATCTTGGTTTTCAATATTCTTTTATCTCTAACCATTATCTTTTTAGAGCGCAAAAATGCAACTGCTACATGGGCTTGGATTATGGTATTGACGTTCATCCCGATTATTGGATTTATTTTATATCTTATTTTTGGTCGGAAATTAAGTAATAAAACGATCTTTACATGGGATACCAAAAGCAAGTTAGGTGTCAAAACTGCGGTACAGCATCAATTACGTGATATTGAAAATGGAGATTTTTTTGTTAATGATCCAAGAATGTACCAATATAAGGATTTATTTTACCTGCATTTACGTAATAATGATGCAATCTTCTCACAGGATAATGAAGTCAACATATTCACGGATGGAAATCGAAAGTTCAACTCTTTATTGGAGGATATCGAAAATGCAACAGACCATATTCATTTACTATATTACATAGTACGGTCCGATCATCTCGGTTCACGCTTAGCAGATGCGTTGATCAAAAAGGCAAAAGAAGGAGTTGAAGTTCGTTTTTTATATGACGATTTAGGTTCCCGGACGTTAAGCAGAAAGATGGTTCGAAAAATGCGTCATGCAGGCGCAGAGGTCGAAGGGTTTTTCCCACCATTGATTCCGAAAGTTAATTTTAAAATTAATCACCGTAATCACCGCAAGCTGGTTATTATTGATGGCAAAATCGGCTATATCGGTGGTTTTAATATTGGTGATGAATATTTAGGGGAAGACAAGCGTTTCGGTTATTGGCGTGATACACATTTGCGCATTACCGGTAGTGCGGTGAAGCATTTGCAGACACGATTTATTCTGGATTGGAATCAGGCATCCCGTCATGATATTGAATATGATGAACGTTATTATACACCTGTTCCCGCTGGTAATGTCGGTATGCAAATTATTTCAAGTGGTCCGGATTCTGAGTGGGAACAGATAAAACACGGCTATATTAAGATGATTATGTCAGCAAAAGATTACATCTTTATTCAAACGCCGTATTTTATCCCAGATGAAAGTCTGTTGGATGCATTGAAGATTGCCTGCTTGTCAGGCGTGGATGTCCGGATTATGATTCCGAATAAGCCAGATCATCCCTTTGTCTATTGGGCAACGTATTCGTATATCGGTGAAATGTTAAAAGCGGGGGCAACCGTTTATATTTATCAAAAAGGTTTCCTGCATGCTAAAATGATAGTAGTCGATAGTAAAATAGCGTCGATTGGAACGGCGAATATTGATGTTCGAAGTTTTCGTCTTAACTTCGAGGTGAATGCCTTTTTATATAATGAAACGATGGCAGAAATGCTGGTCGATGAATTTGAAAAAGATATGGAGCACGTAACCAATCTTACCTATTCTTTATATCAGCAACGTTCCGTATGGATTCGCTTCAAAGAGTCTATTGCAAGATTGATTTCACCGATTTTGTAG
- a CDS encoding Hsp20/alpha crystallin family protein: protein MPQKGGMPEWGEDLVKKLDAFLYEKPTRNVMETIDSFFEQAKVPKQIPVDVAETEQEWIVRVDLPGLKKEQIQLRIVGNQITVMVDHLEETKQYDESYHYYHKERRQHRNQRTITLPYAVDKRTAKASFQNGVLEIRGPKTEKDNGSITID, encoded by the coding sequence ATGCCACAAAAAGGCGGAATGCCAGAATGGGGAGAAGATTTAGTTAAGAAGTTAGATGCCTTTCTCTACGAAAAACCAACACGGAACGTTATGGAAACGATCGATAGTTTTTTTGAGCAAGCAAAAGTACCGAAACAAATCCCTGTTGATGTTGCAGAAACCGAGCAGGAATGGATTGTCCGTGTCGATTTGCCAGGTCTTAAAAAAGAGCAAATACAATTACGTATAGTTGGTAATCAAATTACAGTTATGGTAGATCATCTTGAGGAAACCAAACAATACGATGAATCGTATCATTATTACCATAAAGAGAGAAGGCAGCATCGCAACCAGCGCACCATTACATTGCCATATGCAGTTGATAAAAGAACAGCCAAGGCAAGCTTTCAAAATGGGGTATTAGAAATTAGAGGTCCTAAAACGGAAAAGGATAATGGTTCGATTACGATCGACTAA
- a CDS encoding PLP-dependent aspartate aminotransferase family protein, which produces MTNSFQFPGSETNLLHGGQQVDPTTNARAVPIYQTTSYVFNDTEHAQNLFALAEMGNIYSRIMNPTVDAFEQRIALLEDGVAAVGTASGASAITLAILNLANAGDEIVADSNLYGGTFNLFNKTLPKYGIDVKFVDGTDPENFRAAITPKTKAVFGEVITNPSLNVFDIEAVADIAHEQGVPLIIDNTFATPYVCKPISWGADIVVHSATKWIGGHGTSIGGIVVDSGRFNWNNERFPGFTEPDDTYHGIRFGIDIGPPAFAIKLRVQLLRDIGPSLSPQNAFYFLQGLETLHLRMERHSENTKAVANYLESHPQVEWVSYPGLENHPSHQLAKKYLCNHFGSIIVFGIKGGKEAGRQVIDNIHLWSHVANVGDAKSLIIHPASTTHQQLNEDELKDSGVTEELIRLSVGIETAEDIIADLDQAIAKATNSEATVQPDTDKAIAWALSSPLARENGEIRPKTIAVAGDLEGSEALSKLQKLGYQITPANAAEGEIDILFITDSKEAANAYTDKAKIVWFAKEQTDTPTKDKAEANGQIVVKDKCPFQEADRLRRGE; this is translated from the coding sequence ATGACAAATTCGTTCCAATTTCCAGGTAGTGAAACAAATCTATTACACGGTGGACAACAAGTAGACCCTACAACAAATGCTCGTGCCGTTCCGATCTATCAGACAACTTCTTATGTATTTAATGATACGGAGCACGCCCAAAATTTATTTGCTCTAGCAGAAATGGGTAATATTTATTCTCGAATTATGAATCCGACTGTTGATGCATTCGAACAACGCATTGCCCTTTTAGAAGATGGGGTAGCAGCTGTCGGTACAGCATCTGGTGCATCTGCTATTACATTAGCTATTTTAAACCTCGCCAATGCCGGGGATGAAATTGTTGCAGACAGTAACTTATATGGCGGTACTTTCAATTTATTTAATAAAACCTTACCTAAATACGGTATTGATGTAAAATTTGTGGATGGAACAGATCCGGAAAATTTCCGAGCTGCCATTACTCCAAAAACAAAAGCAGTTTTTGGTGAAGTAATCACAAACCCAAGTCTGAATGTATTTGATATTGAAGCCGTGGCTGATATTGCACACGAACAAGGCGTACCACTAATTATTGATAATACCTTCGCTACCCCATATGTATGTAAACCAATTAGCTGGGGTGCTGATATCGTTGTGCACTCCGCAACGAAATGGATTGGTGGCCATGGTACATCGATCGGGGGAATTGTAGTAGATAGTGGCAGGTTTAATTGGAATAACGAAAGATTTCCTGGATTCACCGAACCAGATGATACTTATCATGGTATCCGTTTTGGGATTGATATTGGACCACCTGCATTTGCCATTAAATTACGTGTACAATTATTACGAGATATCGGTCCATCCTTAAGTCCGCAAAATGCATTTTATTTCTTACAAGGATTGGAGACGTTACATCTACGGATGGAGCGTCATAGCGAGAACACGAAAGCAGTAGCAAATTACTTAGAAAGCCATCCACAAGTTGAATGGGTTTCTTATCCTGGTCTTGAAAATCACCCTTCTCACCAATTAGCAAAAAAATATTTGTGTAACCATTTTGGCTCTATTATCGTCTTTGGTATAAAGGGTGGTAAAGAAGCAGGTCGTCAGGTGATAGATAATATTCATTTATGGTCCCATGTGGCCAATGTTGGAGATGCGAAATCATTAATTATTCACCCTGCATCGACTACACACCAACAGCTAAATGAAGATGAATTAAAAGATTCTGGAGTTACAGAAGAATTAATTCGTTTGTCTGTCGGGATTGAAACGGCGGAAGATATTATCGCAGACCTGGATCAGGCGATTGCGAAAGCAACAAACAGTGAAGCAACCGTCCAACCGGATACTGATAAAGCAATTGCATGGGCACTTTCTTCCCCACTTGCTCGAGAAAATGGAGAAATCCGTCCGAAAACAATTGCGGTAGCAGGTGACTTGGAAGGTTCCGAAGCACTAAGTAAATTGCAAAAATTAGGTTATCAAATAACTCCAGCAAATGCTGCAGAAGGTGAGATTGATATTTTATTCATCACCGATAGCAAGGAAGCAGCAAATGCATATACTGATAAAGCAAAAATTGTCTGGTTTGCCAAAGAGCAAACAGATACTCCAACTAAAGATAAGGCGGAAGCAAACGGACAAATTGTTGTTAAAGATAAATGTCCGTTCCAAGAAGCAGATCGCTTACGCCGTGGAGAATAA
- a CDS encoding GDSL-type esterase/lipase family protein, with protein sequence MSKKVFIFLIIFLLAAGIAIFLMLFQTNNNNNNNETTDSISQPSEEPSEEGTEEDTDNEEEESITRNVRDAVMEALNFFQKDTHIVAIGDSLTQGIGDETGNGGYIGILDERLDEQDINVTFDNFGKRGNRTDHLLKRLQETPEINESLEQADMVLITIGSNDIMQIMKDNFMNLTEEPFIDERGPYGERLSQIMDHIISVQPEAEIYLLGFFNPFEKYFGDIEALNQILTRWNNESLQVTNQYEQVHYIPMQDIYQYETENVFSNDNFHPNHRGYRLMAERVITYLENDLQEVQN encoded by the coding sequence ATGAGCAAAAAGGTGTTCATTTTTCTTATAATATTTTTACTCGCTGCTGGAATCGCTATCTTTCTAATGTTATTCCAAACGAATAATAATAATAATAATAACGAAACAACTGATTCTATTTCTCAACCTAGTGAAGAACCATCAGAAGAGGGTACAGAAGAAGATACAGACAATGAGGAAGAGGAATCCATTACCCGAAACGTTCGTGACGCTGTGATGGAAGCACTCAACTTTTTTCAAAAAGATACACATATTGTCGCAATTGGCGATTCCTTAACCCAAGGAATTGGTGATGAAACAGGGAATGGTGGTTATATTGGTATTTTAGATGAAAGATTGGACGAACAAGATATCAATGTGACATTTGATAACTTTGGAAAACGTGGGAATCGCACGGATCATTTATTAAAAAGGTTACAAGAGACCCCTGAGATTAATGAATCTTTAGAACAAGCGGATATGGTACTCATAACAATTGGCTCAAATGATATTATGCAAATTATGAAGGATAATTTTATGAATCTGACAGAAGAACCTTTTATTGACGAACGTGGGCCATATGGAGAACGGTTATCACAAATAATGGATCACATTATTTCTGTTCAACCAGAAGCAGAGATTTATCTGTTAGGCTTTTTTAACCCTTTCGAGAAGTATTTTGGTGATATTGAGGCATTAAATCAGATTTTGACTCGCTGGAATAATGAAAGCTTACAAGTTACAAATCAATATGAGCAGGTTCATTATATTCCAATGCAGGACATTTATCAGTATGAAACAGAGAATGTCTTTTCAAATGATAATTTCCACCCGAATCATAGAGGATACAGATTAATGGCGGAACGTGTCATTACTTATTTAGAGAATGATTTACAAGAAGTTCAAAATTAA
- a CDS encoding YpmS family protein: MEEKKITNWKKLFVTLAAINILLIVGIVLLIYWPVPGAEPPEKVFLEEESGAEFTIRSSKDNLNELVNAYIEKLPKPDNIQYSLRLDEEVHLMGTVEAFSTEVPVNISFEPIVQENGDIILQSTGMSLGLLRLPQDRILQYVSSRVETPEWITINPKEEHIYIALTQMELRSNFHIRAQQVDLLNDNISFRIKVPNNTLGL, encoded by the coding sequence ATGGAAGAGAAAAAAATAACGAACTGGAAAAAATTATTTGTTACCTTAGCTGCAATTAATATACTCCTTATTGTCGGGATTGTACTTCTCATTTACTGGCCGGTACCCGGGGCGGAACCACCAGAGAAAGTATTTCTTGAGGAGGAATCAGGGGCGGAATTTACGATCCGCTCAAGTAAAGATAACCTAAACGAACTAGTCAATGCTTATATTGAGAAATTGCCAAAGCCGGATAACATTCAATATTCACTCCGGCTAGATGAAGAAGTCCATTTGATGGGGACTGTTGAAGCTTTTTCGACAGAAGTGCCAGTAAACATTTCGTTTGAACCGATCGTACAGGAAAATGGTGACATCATTCTCCAGTCAACCGGGATGTCCCTGGGATTATTACGATTACCACAGGATCGTATTTTACAATATGTCAGCAGTCGTGTGGAAACGCCTGAATGGATTACGATCAATCCAAAGGAAGAACACATTTATATCGCTCTAACTCAAATGGAATTAAGAAGTAATTTTCATATAAGAGCACAGCAAGTTGATTTATTAAATGATAATATTTCTTTCCGTATTAAAGTGCCGAATAATACGTTAGGATTATAA